A stretch of the Microtus ochrogaster isolate Prairie Vole_2 linkage group LG2, MicOch1.0, whole genome shotgun sequence genome encodes the following:
- the Znf280b gene encoding zinc finger protein 280B: protein MEQPYVLCSKEPSQAPDEDELIFVGVEHGREDPELIFVGTSSNSKPANSNILNRVTPGSRLKRKRNCLTTTTPPRQQPSGPAAPSSDTVIVLPESPTESRSTDSPIIIDPLSEPDCRSNSPQIVPESSSEGSPLGITSSSKPRPVRAALPAGDLNESPYVSKCHSSAVNVINPQRPEIIEIEEDHSSASSPAGTFHTLSPQPSPCSRDVPRSLNHIMNGAPLPVLRVSPSKVHPCQEKGQAGVGFSSLAGLETLDPRKGSLTLLLSDFYYGQHRGDGQPGQKTHTSFKCPECLKALKNIKFMNHAKHHLELERQGNDGWETHTTCQHCHRHFPSPFQLECHVDRVHTAPDPTTVCRICDLSFETDHVLLQHMKDNHKPGEMPYVCQICNYRSSAFADVETHFRKCHVNTKNLLCPFCLKIFKTATPYMSHYRGHWERSGHQCSKCRLQFLTFKEKMEHKTWCHQTFKKPQQLEGLPPDTKVVIQVSAEPVQSESGKVASITVSTTDWEPSSSRSQGRPSKRPH from the coding sequence ATGGAGCAGCCATACGTGCTGTGCAGCAAGGAGCCCAGTCAAGCCCCCGACGAGGACGAGCTGATCTTTGTAGGGGTTGAGCATGGGCGTGAGGACCCCGAACTGATCTTTGTTGGAACGAGTTCAAATTCAAAACCTGCTAATTCGAACATTTTGAACAGGGTCACCCCAGGTTCACGGCTGAAAAGAAAACGGAACTGCCTGACAACAACTACTCCTCCAAGACAGCAGCCCTCAGGTCCTGCAGCCCCCAGCTCGGACACAGTGATAGTCTTGCCAGAGTCTCCGACTGAGTCAAGGTCAACAGACAGTCCTATTATTATTGACCCTTTGTCCGAACCCGACTGTAGAAGTAATTCTCCACAGATCGTGCCTGAAAGCTCCTCAGAGGGCTCCCCTTTGGGTATAACCTCCAGCTCAAAGCCTCGTCCAGTAAGGGCAGCACTTCCAGCAGGAGATTTAAATGAGAGCCCTTATGTATCGAAGTGCCATTCTTCTGCAGTCAATGTCATAAATCCGCAGAGGCCTGAAATTATTGAAATTGAAGAAGACCATTCATCAGCATCGTCTCCTGCGGGTACTTTCCATACCCTGAGTCCCCAGCCGAGTCCATGCTCCAGAGATGTTCCCAGATCTCTTAACCACATTATGAATGGAGCCCCCCTTCCAGTCCTCCGCGTCAGTCCCTCTAAGGTACACCCTtgccaggagaaaggacaggcaggagtGGGCTTTTCAAGTCTAGCCGGTCTAGAGACCTTGGATCCCAGGAAGGGAAGTTTGACCTTGTTACTTAGTGACTTTTATTATGGACAGCATAGAGGAGATGGGCAGCCAGGGCAGAAGACTCACACGTCCTTCAAGTGCCCCGAGTGCTTGAAAGCGCTAAAAAACATCAAGTTTATGAATCATGCCAAACATCACTTGGAACTCGAGCGGCAAGGGAACGACGGCTGGGAGACCCACACCACCTGCCAGCACTGCCACcgccacttcccctcccccttccagcTGGAGTGTCATGTTGACCGCGTGCATACCGCCCCCGACCCCACTACGGTCTGCAGAATCTGTGACCTGTCGTTTGAGACAGACCACGTTCTGTTACAGCACATGAAGGACAATCATAAGCCCGGGGAGATGCCCTACGTGTGCCAGATCTGTAACTACAGGTCGTCCGCCTTTGCCGACGTGGAGACGCATTTTAGGAAGTGCCATGTCAACACTAAGAACCTACTGTGTCCATTTTGTCTTAAGATCTTCAAAACTGCCACGCCGTACATGAGTCACTACAGGGGCCACTGGGAAAGAAGCGGTCACCAGTGTTCCAAGTGTCGGCTGCAGTTTTTAACCTTCAAGGAGAAAATGGAGCATAAGACGTGGTGTCACCAAACGTTTAAGAAGCCTCAGCAGCTAGAAGGGCTACCTCCTGATACCAAGGTTGTCATTCAGGTGTCCGCGGAGCCTGTGCAGTCAGAATCTGGGAAAGTAGCGTCAATCACTGTGAGCACAACTGACTGGGAACCATCTTCCTCCAGGTCTCAAGGTAGACCTTCAAAAAGGCCCCACTGA